The Spirosoma oryzicola genome contains a region encoding:
- a CDS encoding TonB-dependent receptor, whose translation MNNKKHALLFAWFWLVSAVTLAQSVNVTGSVIDPTTREPLVGATIIAKGQATGTVTDNQGKFSISVNRKGPLTLRVSMVGYDSQTVSITDNAQPLTVLLNPATSQLNEVVVGASRVEERLVRAPVTIEKMDARSIRETPSATFYEGINNLKGVEMVTSGLTYRQINTRGFASTGNSRFLQLIDGVDNQPAGFGFSVGNMFGLSDLDAESVELVPGAASALYGPAAFNGALLMTSKDPFIHQGLSVQAKVGVNHLNDPNRNAGPTFPAVYNDHAIRYAKAFNNKLAFKLNASYMWGLDWFATDYTDVNQSTPSELRGSQNPARNALNIYGDEVVRTLPGAGQVSRTGYLEKDLTDYNVYSLKLNGALHYRITPKLEAIYAFNFAKGTANYTGSNRFSVNGFSLTQHRLELRGKQFFVRWYTNAEDSHDSYNTRSLGQQINRTWVRDLNGNVVTPDKADDTWFSRYAAAYGGTVPNVSGNDQTAARSFADQGRLLPGTSEFDAQKERLTAIQGLAGAGILSQTSMWHAEGQYNLTSAFKNAAEVLVGGNFRQYSLFTNGTLFDDKGGRILYHEYGAFAQVSKAFLADKLKLTVSGRYDKNQNFAGYFTPRASAVFSATDRHHFRASYQTGFRNPTPSDQFIKLNVGPITILGGAPSNSAGMNVYENSYTAASVNQFGAGFGADVGRVGPQQALLNNKDKLQKANVPYIAPERVNSFEVGYRALLSNNLSVDANYYYGIYTNFILNTVVLRPDSPVLGQDGKPNAAAAQNILNGNVQAFQLYTNAPDKVSSQGATLGLTYRTPGGYQIGANGTWSAFNIRNADPNNVAAFNTPRFKTNVTLGHRNIAPNLGFNVAWHWQESFEWVSSFNALIPGTVPAYHLLDAQVNYRMPTLKTVVKLGATNLTNQYVVQAYGSPAVGGLYYISLVFDQGLR comes from the coding sequence ATGAATAACAAGAAGCACGCCTTGCTTTTCGCTTGGTTCTGGCTCGTTAGTGCCGTAACACTCGCTCAATCGGTAAACGTAACAGGCTCGGTCATAGATCCTACGACACGCGAACCACTGGTTGGGGCAACCATCATCGCCAAAGGGCAAGCAACCGGGACGGTTACGGACAATCAGGGTAAATTCAGCATTTCGGTAAATCGGAAGGGGCCGCTTACACTACGCGTCTCGATGGTGGGTTATGACTCCCAAACGGTTTCAATCACGGACAACGCCCAACCGTTGACGGTTCTGCTAAATCCGGCCACGAGTCAACTAAACGAAGTGGTGGTCGGTGCGTCCCGCGTGGAAGAACGCCTAGTCAGGGCTCCCGTGACGATTGAGAAAATGGATGCCCGCAGCATTCGCGAAACACCATCCGCTACGTTCTACGAAGGAATCAATAACCTCAAAGGCGTCGAAATGGTGACGAGCGGTCTGACCTATCGACAAATTAACACGAGGGGTTTTGCCAGCACAGGGAACAGTCGTTTTCTGCAACTCATCGATGGCGTAGACAACCAGCCCGCCGGGTTTGGGTTTTCGGTGGGCAACATGTTTGGGCTGAGCGACTTAGATGCCGAAAGCGTGGAGCTTGTCCCCGGTGCGGCTTCGGCCCTCTATGGTCCCGCAGCGTTCAACGGCGCGTTGCTAATGACGAGCAAAGATCCGTTTATTCATCAGGGTCTTAGTGTTCAGGCCAAAGTCGGTGTCAATCATTTAAATGACCCTAACCGGAACGCCGGACCGACATTCCCCGCCGTTTACAACGACCACGCCATTCGGTACGCCAAAGCGTTCAATAACAAACTGGCTTTCAAACTAAATGCGTCCTACATGTGGGGCCTTGACTGGTTTGCTACCGATTATACAGATGTAAACCAATCGACACCCTCCGAGCTACGGGGGTCTCAAAATCCAGCCCGGAACGCGCTCAATATTTACGGCGATGAAGTGGTTCGGACGCTGCCGGGCGCGGGGCAAGTGTCACGAACGGGGTATCTGGAAAAAGACCTGACCGATTATAATGTGTATAGTCTGAAACTGAACGGAGCGCTCCATTACCGAATCACACCGAAACTGGAAGCCATCTACGCGTTCAATTTCGCCAAAGGAACCGCCAATTATACGGGCTCTAACCGCTTCTCGGTCAACGGCTTCTCGCTCACCCAGCACCGGCTGGAACTACGTGGAAAACAGTTTTTCGTACGTTGGTACACCAATGCCGAGGACTCGCATGACTCGTACAATACGCGGTCGCTGGGGCAACAGATTAACCGGACGTGGGTACGCGACCTGAACGGCAACGTTGTAACACCCGATAAAGCCGATGATACGTGGTTCAGCCGGTATGCCGCAGCCTACGGTGGCACCGTTCCTAACGTAAGTGGAAATGACCAGACAGCCGCCCGGAGCTTCGCCGATCAGGGTAGACTACTGCCGGGTACGTCCGAGTTTGATGCGCAGAAAGAGCGCCTGACAGCAATTCAGGGGTTAGCTGGTGCGGGGATCTTAAGTCAGACCAGCATGTGGCACGCCGAGGGACAATACAATCTGACGTCGGCCTTCAAGAACGCAGCGGAGGTTTTGGTTGGCGGTAATTTTCGGCAGTATAGCTTATTCACCAACGGTACCCTTTTCGATGATAAAGGCGGGCGGATTCTGTACCACGAATACGGCGCGTTTGCGCAGGTCAGTAAAGCCTTCCTGGCCGACAAACTAAAACTGACGGTATCGGGCCGGTATGATAAGAATCAGAACTTCGCTGGTTATTTTACGCCCCGTGCTTCGGCGGTATTTTCGGCCACCGACCGGCACCACTTCCGGGCGAGTTACCAGACGGGCTTCCGCAACCCCACCCCTTCCGATCAATTCATCAAACTCAATGTGGGACCGATCACGATTTTGGGCGGTGCGCCCAGCAACAGCGCGGGTATGAACGTGTACGAAAATTCGTATACAGCGGCCAGCGTCAATCAGTTTGGGGCGGGCTTCGGAGCCGATGTGGGCCGGGTAGGACCGCAACAGGCGTTGCTAAACAACAAAGACAAGTTGCAGAAGGCGAACGTACCGTACATTGCCCCCGAACGTGTCAACAGTTTCGAAGTTGGGTATCGCGCTCTGCTCAGCAACAACCTGTCGGTCGACGCCAACTATTACTACGGCATTTACACCAATTTCATTCTCAACACAGTCGTACTGCGTCCCGATAGTCCGGTACTCGGCCAGGATGGCAAGCCCAATGCTGCAGCCGCGCAGAATATTCTGAACGGCAACGTTCAGGCGTTCCAGCTTTACACCAATGCGCCAGACAAAGTATCGTCCCAGGGTGCAACGCTTGGTTTGACGTATCGAACACCGGGTGGCTACCAGATCGGTGCCAATGGTACATGGTCGGCGTTTAATATTCGGAATGCAGACCCCAACAACGTGGCGGCTTTCAACACACCCCGCTTCAAAACCAACGTAACACTCGGCCACCGCAACATTGCGCCGAATCTGGGTTTCAACGTCGCATGGCACTGGCAGGAAAGCTTCGAATGGGTGAGTTCGTTCAACGCACTTATTCCCGGCACCGTTCCAGCTTACCACTTGCTTGACGCGCAGGTAAATTACCGAATGCCAACGCTGAAAACCGTCGTGAAGCTCGGCGCTACCAACTTGACAAATCAATACGTGGTGCAAGCGTATGGCTCTCCAGCAGTCGGTGGACTTTATTACATATCACTCGTTTTTGATCAGGGGTTACGCTAA
- a CDS encoding GNAT family N-acetyltransferase — MPLQIVERDITPRELERMNAGFIEHGLEHGVEPFTQTRYGYALVDEERFVGCISGLTNSDTWFYITDLWLEKPYRGRGTGGTLMNLLEHKLRQLGIQYVYTWTAGYEAPPFYLKQGYEIFCEQENFYPTGHSRVGFRKSL, encoded by the coding sequence ATGCCTCTTCAGATCGTCGAACGCGACATCACCCCCCGAGAACTCGAACGCATGAATGCCGGCTTCATCGAGCACGGGCTTGAGCATGGCGTCGAGCCCTTTACCCAAACGCGATACGGCTATGCGCTCGTTGATGAGGAACGCTTCGTAGGCTGCATCAGTGGCCTGACCAACAGCGACACCTGGTTTTACATCACTGATTTGTGGCTGGAAAAACCCTATCGAGGCCGAGGCACTGGAGGGACGCTAATGAACCTGCTTGAGCACAAGCTTCGGCAGCTAGGCATCCAATACGTTTATACCTGGACAGCGGGTTACGAAGCACCACCGTTTTATCTGAAGCAAGGCTACGAAATTTTTTGTGAGCAGGAGAACTTCTACCCAACTGGTCATAGCCGCGTGGGCTTTAGAAAAAGCTTGTAA
- a CDS encoding carboxymuconolactone decarboxylase family protein: MPHIQLNNDAPGIRSLVLFRPDTGKPLYELAQALLRAGSPDSTLSDAERELIAAYVSNLNRTDFCMNSHAAASRYLFGEQATVVDQTLQNPETAPISAKLRALLTIAERVTADARTVSDEVVAAARAEGATDGDIHDTVLIAASFSMYNRYVDGLATLTPEDPAAYTAMGERMGTLGYALPKSN; the protein is encoded by the coding sequence ATGCCTCATATTCAACTCAACAACGATGCGCCGGGTATTCGAAGCTTGGTTTTGTTCCGTCCCGACACGGGTAAGCCGCTCTACGAACTGGCCCAGGCGCTGCTTCGTGCCGGTTCGCCGGACAGCACGCTTTCCGACGCCGAACGCGAACTAATTGCCGCTTATGTGTCGAACCTGAATCGTACCGATTTTTGCATGAACAGCCACGCAGCCGCTTCACGCTACCTCTTCGGCGAGCAGGCGACTGTTGTCGATCAAACGCTGCAAAATCCGGAAACGGCCCCTATTTCCGCCAAGTTACGCGCTCTGCTGACTATCGCCGAGCGCGTAACCGCCGACGCCCGAACCGTGTCGGATGAGGTGGTAGCGGCAGCCCGGGCGGAAGGCGCCACCGACGGTGACATTCACGATACGGTGCTGATTGCGGCTTCGTTTTCGATGTACAACCGCTACGTTGACGGACTGGCCACACTTACCCCCGAAGACCCGGCGGCCTACACCGCGATGGGCGAACGCATGGGTACGCTGGGTTATGCTTTACCCAAATCGAACTAA
- a CDS encoding M43 family zinc metalloprotease, with protein MNRIFTGIISWLLLFIFNTQLLAQAPPLPQCGTEDLTPQQIRQLIQQGNMALERKRASGAAFTAITYVPIRPHIIRQSNGSGGFSLASLNQVIAITNSYYLSNGYGIQFYFAGSTPDYIDNDEMYAGYDNQSVDGRDATNALNQYYVSRFTSSGLGGFAYYPANGIYSTRSFILAGNYSSLEDLGNRLIPHELGHNFNLVHTFGQNFGNGTLGSGVTTELVTRGAGANCAIDGDFICDTPADPYNKAGASTIYVNGCPQYDPSSTARDANGQAYSPSITNIMSYYFPCTHDFTPGQYDRMQEALALRQTHTAYSLDAPPTDAPAPSNLRVSLNGSVVTLTWQDNATNEMGYFIERSTSATTGFVPIGGVGPNTTVFVDSKTTVPNHYYYRIRPSNTTTGSISSTIDISISTLTTTVNGNYALLSWPFAGAGITYELQWRAVNTPTWNTVSNLTENRLGLSGLPANTTYEWQVKTTGSNQYEGPVNFTIPCQAPTYPYTYPARISASLTWSTAVPGQSYSLRWRAKNDPNWTVVNNLSASTGYYSLTGLQPSTAYEWQVQGVCLPTVSSDFTPLQSFTTFSCQPPSSLNTTSILSSSAYLYWSNNYYEEGRTSELRYRAVGSADWTVVSSLTATAYSLTGLANNAQYEWQVRNICPGDQQSDFSASSYFTTVCAIPQGLRSSSTATSARLSWYLNGETEKGGSFELQYRAVGNGEWSTIRNISSYNYSLTGLPTNVTYEWRVRQACSVSAQSEYSATASFTTRCNPVTAGNAYVSYVTSISAQFFWYVENEAGTTYEIQYRPLGSSEWTTTISNLTATTSSGNFNVVDLPNNTTFEWQIRTTCSASVSSAFTRGSNFTTQCRTPTNLWNSSTGVSKASLSWLMMGVGVTYDLRYRRVGTADWIVKDNLSSTTIELTGLSGNTPYEWQLRTRCPDGQYSDYSVMATFTTQQCSVPYSITSYDITEKSAILSWYYSSFDSGTRAEIRWRAVGSNNWTTISNLSLNSNGFNTYSLTDLTSSTQYEWQVRILCTPTESSAFSSSTVFQTKAPCDQMYTLKGGNWNDASVWSCGRVPVATDTVHLKHAVVIPPSYQATARSLVFDVAVPVTWSSGARLVLTQ; from the coding sequence ATGAATAGAATCTTTACCGGTATCATCAGTTGGCTACTCTTATTTATTTTTAATACCCAGCTGCTTGCTCAAGCACCTCCACTTCCCCAATGCGGCACGGAAGACCTAACCCCGCAACAGATACGGCAACTGATCCAACAGGGTAATATGGCGCTAGAACGCAAACGGGCTTCGGGAGCAGCTTTCACCGCCATTACCTATGTGCCTATTCGGCCTCATATCATTCGACAAAGTAACGGATCGGGGGGCTTTTCTCTAGCCAGTTTGAATCAGGTAATAGCCATTACGAATAGTTATTATCTCTCAAACGGTTACGGCATTCAGTTCTATTTCGCAGGATCAACGCCCGATTACATTGATAATGATGAGATGTACGCTGGCTACGATAATCAATCGGTGGATGGTCGGGATGCAACAAATGCGTTGAACCAATACTACGTCAGCCGATTTACAAGCTCAGGCTTGGGAGGATTCGCTTACTATCCCGCTAATGGAATTTATTCCACCCGTTCATTTATCCTAGCTGGAAACTATAGTTCACTGGAAGATCTAGGTAATCGACTGATTCCTCACGAACTAGGTCATAACTTTAATCTTGTTCATACCTTCGGTCAGAATTTTGGAAACGGAACACTAGGGAGTGGTGTGACAACAGAGTTGGTTACGCGGGGAGCCGGAGCTAACTGTGCGATCGATGGGGACTTTATCTGTGATACCCCCGCTGATCCCTACAACAAGGCAGGAGCATCGACAATTTACGTAAACGGTTGTCCCCAATATGACCCGAGCAGTACCGCTCGCGATGCCAACGGGCAGGCTTATTCGCCCTCCATTACCAATATTATGTCGTACTACTTTCCCTGTACGCACGATTTTACACCCGGCCAGTATGACCGCATGCAGGAAGCTTTAGCCCTGCGCCAGACTCATACCGCTTACTCACTTGATGCCCCACCCACCGATGCTCCCGCACCCAGTAACTTACGTGTTAGCCTCAACGGATCTGTGGTAACGCTGACCTGGCAGGATAATGCGACCAATGAAATGGGCTATTTCATCGAACGGTCTACCTCGGCCACTACTGGTTTTGTTCCCATTGGAGGGGTAGGCCCCAACACTACCGTCTTTGTTGATAGTAAAACAACTGTACCCAATCACTACTATTACCGCATTCGTCCCTCCAATACCACGACAGGAAGTATCAGCTCAACCATTGACATTTCGATTTCAACGTTAACAACTACCGTTAATGGAAATTATGCCTTGCTCAGCTGGCCATTCGCGGGAGCAGGCATTACTTATGAACTACAGTGGAGGGCAGTCAACACCCCCACCTGGAATACCGTGTCAAATCTGACAGAAAACAGATTAGGCCTATCTGGACTACCTGCTAACACAACTTATGAGTGGCAGGTCAAAACGACAGGTAGCAACCAGTATGAGGGACCCGTCAATTTTACCATTCCCTGTCAGGCACCTACCTACCCGTATACTTATCCGGCCCGTATATCAGCCTCGCTTACCTGGAGCACGGCAGTTCCCGGCCAATCGTATAGCCTGCGCTGGCGGGCAAAGAATGATCCGAACTGGACCGTTGTAAATAATCTGAGTGCGAGCACGGGATACTATTCACTGACAGGCTTACAACCGTCGACCGCCTATGAATGGCAGGTACAAGGTGTCTGTTTACCAACAGTAAGTTCTGATTTTACCCCCTTACAGTCCTTTACAACTTTTTCTTGTCAGCCTCCTTCCTCTTTGAATACAACCAGTATCTTATCCTCATCAGCTTATCTCTACTGGTCAAATAATTATTATGAAGAAGGGCGTACTAGCGAGCTTAGGTATCGAGCGGTGGGCAGTGCGGATTGGACGGTGGTTAGCAGCTTAACTGCGACAGCTTATTCGTTAACTGGTTTGGCCAACAATGCCCAATATGAATGGCAAGTGAGAAATATATGCCCGGGTGATCAGCAATCCGACTTTTCGGCGTCGAGTTATTTTACCACTGTATGCGCCATACCGCAAGGTCTTCGTAGCAGCTCAACGGCTACGAGTGCTCGCTTATCCTGGTATCTCAATGGGGAAACAGAGAAGGGAGGTAGCTTCGAATTACAGTATCGGGCAGTAGGCAATGGAGAATGGAGTACCATCAGGAACATAAGCAGCTACAACTATAGTCTGACGGGCCTTCCTACCAATGTGACTTACGAATGGCGAGTGCGTCAAGCGTGTTCTGTGAGCGCTCAGTCGGAATATTCCGCAACCGCTAGCTTTACCACTCGGTGTAATCCCGTTACAGCTGGTAATGCATATGTCTCTTATGTCACCTCCATATCAGCTCAGTTCTTCTGGTATGTTGAAAACGAAGCGGGAACAACCTATGAAATCCAATACCGTCCATTAGGCTCTTCCGAGTGGACAACGACTATTAGCAATCTGACTGCCACCACGTCAAGCGGTAATTTCAATGTCGTTGATTTACCCAATAATACCACCTTTGAATGGCAAATCAGGACGACCTGCTCAGCTTCGGTTAGTTCCGCGTTCACAAGAGGATCAAATTTCACAACTCAATGCCGAACGCCCACAAATCTCTGGAATTCGTCAACTGGTGTTTCAAAGGCTTCGCTGAGTTGGCTTATGATGGGGGTTGGCGTTACATACGATCTGAGATATCGGCGTGTAGGTACGGCTGACTGGATCGTGAAAGACAATCTATCATCGACTACTATTGAGCTTACTGGTCTATCAGGGAACACACCTTACGAGTGGCAACTTCGGACCCGTTGCCCAGATGGACAATACTCGGACTATTCGGTGATGGCTACTTTCACGACGCAGCAATGTTCTGTTCCTTATTCCATCACTTCGTACGATATCACAGAGAAGTCGGCAATACTCAGCTGGTATTACTCCAGTTTTGACAGTGGCACACGGGCCGAAATCCGCTGGCGGGCCGTAGGATCTAACAACTGGACAACGATTAGTAATCTAAGCCTTAATTCGAACGGTTTTAATACCTACAGCTTAACGGACCTGACTAGCTCAACCCAGTACGAATGGCAAGTGCGGATACTTTGCACACCAACGGAAAGTTCTGCTTTTTCAAGTTCAACAGTATTCCAAACCAAAGCGCCCTGCGATCAGATGTATACACTAAAAGGTGGCAACTGGAATGATGCGAGTGTATGGTCCTGCGGTCGAGTACCAGTTGCCACAGATACTGTACATTTAAAGCATGCAGTAGTTATCCCCCCAAGCTATCAGGCTACGGCTCGTAGTTTGGTTTTTGACGTTGCAGTTCCTGTCACCTGGTCGAGCGGGGCTCGTTTAGTATTGACTCAGTAA
- a CDS encoding MFS transporter, whose amino-acid sequence MEAIITKPETTQANWLAFGLCALSYLLGGTASTLMATFLPIAIPELLGQSVSEAQLGDIGAYISAAFLYGWMAGGLLFGFVGDRIGRTRAVALVTFLYGAAMLFTVFAPNWPLLLLCRFLTGAGVGGVLLLTTVYLSEIWPEKSRPVALGILAVMFPVGIVATGGLNAGLVPWRQAFWLGLIPVLVSLLMLVRLPESDNWAQLRLQSQTEKGWTPTDRTNLLTGVLIFGTVLIGLWGTFSWIPTWVQSLLPAGQTGARERGLTMMLLGMGGIVGGMLSGVLIGRLGSRTTLLLTFAGCAGGCALLFLTNRQFSPIIYAETAFLALFFGISQGALSSIIPALFPVRIRATAAGISFNIGRFFTATAVFFVGTMVAALGGFGNALVIFSIAFLFAGIAVFFRYNPLFSLTGLTRFSEQNIDNEPV is encoded by the coding sequence ATGGAAGCAATCATTACAAAACCCGAAACAACCCAAGCGAACTGGCTCGCCTTTGGCTTATGCGCCCTATCGTATTTGTTGGGCGGAACAGCCTCTACGCTGATGGCAACTTTTCTGCCCATTGCCATACCCGAATTATTAGGTCAGTCAGTTTCAGAAGCGCAGCTGGGCGACATTGGGGCGTATATCAGCGCGGCTTTTTTGTACGGCTGGATGGCCGGAGGACTACTGTTCGGATTCGTCGGCGACCGGATAGGGCGGACTCGGGCAGTTGCGCTTGTTACGTTTCTTTACGGTGCAGCCATGCTGTTCACGGTTTTTGCCCCGAACTGGCCCCTGCTGTTGCTCTGCCGATTTCTGACGGGAGCGGGCGTCGGTGGGGTCTTACTACTCACTACCGTTTATTTGTCGGAAATCTGGCCCGAAAAAAGTCGGCCCGTGGCGCTTGGCATTCTAGCGGTTATGTTTCCAGTAGGTATTGTGGCTACGGGTGGCCTCAACGCGGGTCTGGTACCGTGGCGACAGGCTTTCTGGCTGGGATTGATTCCCGTACTGGTTTCTCTTCTGATGCTTGTCCGCTTGCCCGAATCCGATAACTGGGCGCAACTACGCCTGCAATCGCAGACGGAAAAAGGCTGGACACCGACTGACCGAACCAATCTACTGACGGGCGTACTGATTTTTGGCACAGTATTGATTGGGCTTTGGGGCACGTTTTCCTGGATACCGACCTGGGTTCAATCGCTATTGCCAGCCGGTCAGACTGGTGCCCGTGAGCGGGGTCTGACCATGATGTTGCTGGGTATGGGTGGTATCGTCGGGGGTATGCTATCCGGTGTGCTGATTGGTCGGCTTGGTTCACGAACGACGCTCTTGCTCACTTTCGCCGGCTGTGCGGGCGGCTGTGCACTGTTGTTTTTAACCAACCGTCAGTTTTCCCCCATCATTTATGCCGAAACAGCCTTTTTGGCCTTATTTTTTGGCATTAGTCAGGGCGCTTTGTCGAGCATTATTCCAGCCTTGTTCCCTGTACGAATTCGGGCGACGGCGGCAGGAATCAGTTTCAACATCGGTCGTTTTTTCACGGCAACGGCGGTGTTTTTTGTCGGAACAATGGTAGCGGCATTAGGCGGCTTCGGTAATGCACTGGTTATTTTCTCAATCGCTTTTCTATTTGCTGGGATCGCTGTATTCTTTCGGTATAACCCGTTGTTTAGTTTGACAGGATTGACAAGATTTTCTGAGCAGAATATTGACAATGAACCTGTTTAA
- a CDS encoding aldo/keto reductase yields MNYKLFGTQTGLPASELILGGSQLGDRRGYGTPAQEALQILSAYADKGGNFIDVSDQYQFGQAEETVGRFTEHNRHDFIICTKYTRSNQAEPSLANAGNHRKAMRQAVEGSLRRLKTDYIDLYMPHFDDGVTPLEETIRGLDDLVRTGKVLYVGLANFPAWKAAIIAASIPLTAVQYEYNLLQRTPERELMPMAEHFGLGKMGYSSLAGGLLTGKYRQGASGRLTLSSAGTYQEDEQAKAILDQLERMAQELDATAGQLALAWVLSKGVFAIIGARTLAQLESSLRAAALGLSADQLQLLDELSAIKLGYPHDLLASVQKHY; encoded by the coding sequence ATGAATTACAAACTATTTGGAACCCAAACTGGATTGCCGGCGAGTGAGCTGATTCTGGGTGGCTCGCAGTTAGGTGACCGCCGTGGCTATGGCACGCCAGCTCAGGAAGCTCTTCAGATCCTGTCGGCTTATGCCGATAAGGGAGGTAACTTTATCGATGTCTCCGATCAATATCAATTCGGCCAAGCGGAAGAAACAGTTGGCCGCTTTACCGAACACAACCGACACGATTTTATCATTTGTACGAAGTATACCCGAAGCAATCAGGCGGAACCCTCGTTGGCTAATGCGGGTAATCACCGAAAAGCGATGCGTCAAGCCGTAGAAGGCAGCTTAAGACGACTGAAAACGGACTATATCGACCTATACATGCCCCATTTTGATGATGGGGTAACCCCATTAGAGGAAACGATTCGAGGTCTGGACGATCTGGTGCGGACGGGTAAAGTGTTGTACGTGGGTTTGGCCAACTTTCCGGCCTGGAAAGCAGCGATCATTGCTGCTTCTATACCGCTGACCGCTGTGCAATATGAATATAACTTGTTGCAACGGACGCCGGAACGTGAACTGATGCCAATGGCGGAGCACTTTGGTTTAGGTAAAATGGGCTATTCTTCCTTAGCTGGAGGCTTATTGACGGGGAAATACCGGCAAGGGGCATCTGGGCGGTTAACGCTGTCTTCTGCGGGCACTTACCAAGAGGATGAGCAAGCAAAGGCGATCCTGGATCAACTGGAGCGGATGGCCCAAGAGCTTGACGCTACGGCGGGGCAGCTCGCGCTGGCCTGGGTTTTGAGCAAAGGCGTCTTTGCGATCATTGGAGCGCGCACCCTGGCCCAGTTGGAAAGCAGTTTGAGGGCAGCCGCTCTTGGTTTATCAGCAGACCAGTTACAGCTTTTGGATGAGTTGAGTGCCATCAAACTGGGCTATCCTCACGACCTGCTAGCTAGTGTGCAAAAGCACTATTAA
- a CDS encoding carboxymuconolactone decarboxylase family protein: protein MPHINFEPGLPGIRGPMAFSPETARPLNDLVNVLLRTNASHPDSTLSEGERELIGTYVSSQNDCFFCQTIHGAVASHHLGDDDWSLVKSVKQDFTQAALSDKLKALLVIAGSVQQGGKHVTAEQIENARACGATDRDIHDTVLIAAAFCMFNRYVDGLNTWAPDNPDLYRYRAQKVAEYGYTHEDHYIPPPDWQTLVQ from the coding sequence ATGCCTCACATCAATTTCGAACCCGGTCTGCCGGGTATTCGCGGGCCAATGGCGTTTAGCCCCGAAACGGCCCGCCCCCTCAACGATCTCGTCAATGTATTACTTCGCACCAACGCAAGCCACCCCGACTCGACGCTCAGTGAGGGCGAACGAGAACTGATCGGTACGTATGTGTCGTCCCAAAACGATTGTTTCTTCTGTCAGACCATTCACGGAGCCGTCGCCAGTCATCACCTGGGCGATGACGATTGGTCGCTGGTAAAATCGGTGAAACAGGACTTTACCCAAGCTGCTTTATCTGATAAACTGAAAGCCTTATTGGTTATCGCTGGTAGTGTCCAGCAGGGCGGTAAACACGTAACTGCCGAACAGATTGAAAACGCCCGCGCCTGTGGAGCCACGGATCGCGACATCCATGATACAGTGTTAATTGCCGCAGCGTTCTGTATGTTCAATCGCTATGTCGATGGGTTGAATACGTGGGCACCCGATAACCCAGACTTATATCGCTACCGGGCGCAGAAGGTAGCCGAATACGGATACACGCACGAAGACCACTACATACCCCCTCCTGATTGGCAAACACTTGTTCAGTAG
- a CDS encoding carboxymuconolactone decarboxylase family protein, with product MPHIPLPEHLPGITGLLEYRLDTAMPIRELTQLLLRGESTLTQGERELIATVVSARNCTNFCNAAHTKAADILLGDNTIAAAVKADIETAPVSEKMKALLQIAALTQQSGRAVTPEAIARAHASGATDREIHDTVLIAALFCLYNKYVDGMATIAPTDPAYYDTLGDRIVHRGYNRPPGGHPAPQRNHNNS from the coding sequence ATGCCTCATATTCCTTTACCGGAACATTTGCCGGGTATTACGGGCTTGCTCGAATACCGGCTCGATACGGCCATGCCGATTCGGGAACTAACCCAACTTCTTTTGCGGGGCGAATCGACCTTGACGCAGGGCGAACGCGAATTGATTGCCACAGTGGTATCCGCCCGTAACTGTACAAACTTTTGCAACGCAGCTCATACAAAAGCCGCCGACATCCTGCTGGGTGATAATACGATTGCGGCTGCGGTGAAAGCAGATATCGAAACTGCGCCTGTAAGTGAAAAGATGAAAGCACTGTTACAGATTGCCGCCCTGACGCAACAATCTGGCCGGGCCGTTACGCCGGAAGCCATTGCCCGTGCCCACGCTTCGGGTGCCACCGACCGCGAAATTCACGATACGGTACTGATTGCCGCTCTGTTTTGTCTTTACAACAAATACGTCGATGGTATGGCAACCATAGCGCCCACTGACCCAGCTTATTATGACACGCTAGGCGACCGCATTGTACATCGGGGCTACAACCGTCCACCGGGAGGTCATCCAGCTCCTCAACGTAATCATAACAACTCCTAA